The Heptranchias perlo isolate sHepPer1 chromosome 3, sHepPer1.hap1, whole genome shotgun sequence region GGAAGTGGAGTCGGGTGTGTTTACTAGGacagtgtaggattaatatcagacagcaacagtcccagattaatttaatcagaGTGAAACACTCAATCACAGATTAAGATCGAACGGTTTTTAGCTGTATGAGCGTAGTGTGATGGACACTGGCCGTTCTACCATTGATGTCCGAGGCACTAACAGTGCATTTAACTAACTCCAGCACTGAGGGTGAGCCTCAATCGGTGGGATGTAAAACCCAGGGTGGATGTAATGCTCACGCGGATCAAATGAAGTTTCAGTTCATTGTCACTCTCCAGCTGTACTCACAGAGACTGTTTCACTGGAACTCGCAATAATAGATCCAAAGGCTGATGATTAAAACCTATATTCCATGAGATATTAAAGCCTGAGAAATCCGTTTAAAGTGTTTGGTTCTTTCACTCAGCGccagaatcagaagcagtgggacaCATTAGTGTCACATTCACTGCGGTACTCGGAACTGACACAGGAACAGGCTCAGGGACAGaataaatccctcactcacatccaaTAACAGACACATTTCACTCACCCTGATTCAGCAATCGCTGAGACAACCAGCTTCTGTTATACAAATCTGGGTAACAGAAGACACACCGAGTGAGTGTTGTCCGATGATGTTACTGTAAATAACACTAACGAAAATGGCCAGAACACAATAGAAAGCATCTTATAGACGATGGTCAAacgtccctggtatttctgtatcccacccgcccagttCACTGACAATTATGATTATTTTGGCCTCATTTCCTGTAAAAGCTGCAAATTTCAAactattggaggttggcgacatctagTGTCAGGAAACGAGTACTGTAACAGACCGATATGGATTAGTCATGTTTAACAAGGTATTTATTGTTCGTTTCGAACTGACGGGAGGCAGTTAGTTCCAGAATTGGAATCAGGTCTTCTGAGTCACAGGGGCATGAAatcgagacagggagagtgaaatgTCCAGATCTGAAACATGTCGTCTTATTGTCAAATTGaagccctttcatagatacagtgggtggcccTAAAAAGAGCCTGTGTGTTATCAGATTTTGgtcgctttacttgctcttggagctcagtGCTGgacttcttcggcagcagcacgacCTGGATATTCAGCAGCACccctcccagcagcttgttgagctcctcgtcgttgcggacggccagctgcaggtgtctgggaatgatgcgggtcttcttgtcgCGGGCCGCGTTACCGACcaactcgaggatttcagccgttcgatactcgagcacagcaccCACACATTCAGCATCGTTATCCTTTCGCAGGAggctgtgaacacggcccacagagaactgcagtccggcccggaatgagcgagacttggccttggcccgagctttaccgccggtttttcctcttccaaacATTTGCACAAACACCACGAACACTTTTacaaagaatgaaaaaaaatcgtccgcactcgcccttcttataccttctggaggaataCAGTGGGAGCAATTGTGATTGGCCCATCTGTTTTCAATTTCATTGGGCCCTTCGTTCAACCAGAGAGCTGTTGAATTCGCCAATCCATCGACGACAATGAGAAAAGGGCGGAAATACTGGCCCCAATTATCAGACCTGAAACGGTTTTTGAAATctaaaaagcccgccaatatatttgtaacacaagaagcagatttagtaaataatgtcgcgtTAATGCAAAGgtttaaaaatctctctccttttaatctgttattccacatttccTGTCACAACTTTGATACTCTTTCACAACCTGGTTAAAATTCGGCATCATTCTCCCTTTGCTTTcaatcgggcgggaataaagccccAATTAGTAGAGGGTCAGATTCCTGATATatctttgtaaaaaaaataaacacagatAGTGGATTGATCCCAGTTCACAGGAATTGCTGCGGGTTTTAAGTCGGAGCCGAGACTCCAGGTGTAATAGTCGAACAGAGACAGTCTTTAAACTATTCTGTTCTCGTTATGAACTCACTTTCGGTGTTGCTATATTACACAGGGTTGCGGTTCATAAACTGATATTCCtgaataatgaacaaacaaacgtgaaaaggagaaagaaatgactgaTGTCTAATCCACCGCCCATAAGGCGGCTCTGAAGGCGCAGATGCGGAGGATGGGCGCAATACGAAcgggaatgagaggatcagggCCACGTCTTTGTTATTGGGACTCAATTGAACAGCGACACATACATTAAACCAGACAGTGATTATGAGAATCTTCCATATATCAACACCAATGACAAAAGCACGAGGGTTGTAATAAGACAGTTAGTATCAAACTATCTAAAGCAAAATGTTTCCATACAGATATCGatacagcgtcttcagagagactgtgggtggctcttaaaagagcctttgtgttcaGGGTTTTTATCAGTTGatggtggagttttacttggagctggtgtacttggtcaccgcctttgtcccttccgacacggcgtgcttggccagttctccgggcagcagcaggcgcacggccgtctggatctcccgggaactGATGGTGTggcgtttattataatgggccaggcgggaagcctcacccgcgatacgctcgaaaatatcgttcacaaaggagttcatgatgctcatggccttggaggagatgccggtgtcggggtgaacctgcttcatcactttgtagatgtagatgccataactctccttcctcgactttctccgcttcttgccgcccttggctggtgctttattcagggttttcttggcgcccttcttgggagctgctttcttgtcctcaggcattttccaaactcaatttcagatccagaaatgaaccaaatccgctccgagctcggattaaataggctgACGTCATCGCCCCATGCTAATGAGGGATgggtgaaggcaatgattgtgattggacgaGCGCGAGTGACGTCACAATACTGTTTCATTAAACGGTCCGATTGGTTTCTGAcgatatccaatcagatttagtacctgccgccaatcacaaacacgctcacgctgcacattgtccggtttgagCAATTTGTtctgaactgttgcagttctgcttcaggccagtagatgtccccaaaccccgggacactgaagtttgcagatgagggagggacagaagagaaacgAATTCTTCACAtgatattgcacgagtgggattagAAAAAAATgcgaatggagacgagctgcaagtacattttgttagaccaagCATTAGTTGTAACATTGTTTAAAATTCTAGTAATTGATTTAGGGTATATAGTCAATACGgaggaatgtaaggaatcttacaacacccaactgggagcatcctttcctgcccaggagcatggtacattggcgagaccatgcagacactgcgacaacagatgaacggacaccgcgcaacaatcaccagacaggagggttccctcccagtcggggaacacttcagcagtcaaggacattcagccaccgatcttcgggtaggcGTTATCCAAGAcggtcttcgagacacacgacaacgcaaaatcatcgagcagaaattgatagccaagttccacacccatgaggacggcctcaaccgggtacttgggttcatgtcacgctacacgtaaccccaccagcaggaaaaaaaaagtcatctgtttttaatacaactggacattctctctctctctcagcctttcgggtctctttctctctttgtctgtgtaatctgacccattgtgtaatcagtatactgggatgtactgttttccgtggctaacctgtctgaacaccaacgacacatttgattggtgtgatcgtgtcccagcgtaatataagatatgcgatttgagaacctttcactcactcacctgacgaaggagataatctccgaaagcttgtgattttcaaataaaactgttggactataacctggtgttgtaagattccttacatttgtccaccccagtccatcaccggcatctccacatcatgaatactgaggaagactgcgacaaaataaatTTGCAGGATGGCCGTGTAAATGTCCATTGAATTTTAgtatagaaaagtgtgaggtggtgcattttgcctTTGATAATATatctaaggaggccacatactgcttggaaaataagagtctaaatggggtagaggagcaatgtaaaccgtgtcctgagaaatcagagagaaatactgtgcaatGTACAGTAAAATATAATGgagcaaattcacaactatcgaatgagcaaaacataaactttattatgaatcaattgtctttaTTTTCACTATCAAAATGTGCAAAAATGCGATTGTAAAAGttgcagacagaaactttcctcacattgcacattgtcctgtttctgtaaccacgacggataatgtgaatttgttccgctcttttacagttctcgctaACGTCCAGTTgaagtcagtctctggtactgtgtatgaaagtggggtttattctgtatctgtcagtctctggtaccatgtctgagtttgggattcatcctgtatctgtaagtctctggtgctgcatctgagtgtgggattcattctgtatctgccattctctgctactttatctcagtgtgggattcattctgtaattaagTCTCTGAGACAGTGTGAAAggctggattcattctgtatttttatttcagtttacagtatcgtatttgaaactgtatctttaatatttTAACGTATATACAGTTTTTCGTcgagtatttaatttgtaaatatggatacacttttcgattttctttaatcaaacaacgtgtgagttttggagtagtattacatcttaatcgctgaactctattgtgaatgacagtacctttcaatctgttcgcggtgaaatttttggactggttcgcaatatgtagctcagtctgcactattggaattgataatgtatctatcagtctgatacttaATGAGATTTTTGGAataatatgtaatgtgtagctcactGTGctctaatggaattgatactgtatctatcagtctgacatggtatgagatttttggattggaatgtgatgtgtagctcaggcTGTGCTAATACTGTATCTTCCATTATGATCatttatgagatttttggactggtgtgtaacatgtagctcagtctgtactaatggaattggtATTGTGTCATTGAGTCTTTTTtcgtatgagattgttggactgctatataatgtgtggctcagtctgcactaatggaattgatactgtatctctcAGACTAACATTGTATGAGATATtcggactggtatgtaatgtgtaacaCAGTCTGTGCAAATAGAATTgctactgtatcttccagtctgatcatttatgagatttttggactcgtatgaatggtgtagctcagtctgtaccaatagAATTGATACTAAATATTTCAGTATTATACGATATGAATATTTAGGAATGTAaacaatgtgtagctcagtctgcactaatggaattgatattgtatcattcaatctgatgccatgagatttttggactattATGTAATGTGTAACActgtctgcagtaatgtgactgtgagattcattatgtatctgtctgactgtggtactgtgtgattcattctgtatctgtcagtatgtggtactgtgtgtgggtgtgggattcattctgtatctgtcagtctctggtactgtgtgtgagtgtgggattcattctgttcctgtcagtctctggcaccgtGTGTAAATTTGAGAtttattctttatctgtcagtccctggtactgtgggtgagtgagggattaattctgttcctgtcagtcccTGTTGCTGTAcgtgagtgagacattcattccataTGTATCGATCTTCAATCTCTGATGTatgtgagtgatataaattctgtatctgtcagtcactggtacattgtttaagtgtgtgattcattctcaaTCTGTCAGTCACAGGtacattgtgtgagtgtgggattcattctgtatctgtcagtcactggtatattgtgtgactgtgggattcattctgtatctgtcagtcactggtacattgtgtgagtgtgggattcattctatatgtcAGACTCTGGCACTCTGAGTggagagattcattctttatctctaTGTAATTTGTACCTCTGTTTACAGTACGGCAttcaaaactgtatctttaattccTTAATGTATGAATAATTTTTCCCTGTGTTTAATTGGTAATGATATACTTGAAAATGTAATGCTGTAGTTTATAATCAGAGAACATGTGCACTTTTggagtactattaaatctgtatcttagTGAACCCAACTGTCATGacgacatttttgaacttgtatttggagtgtagctcagtctgcatgaatggaatactgcatatttcagtctgaatctgtatcagttttttgtagtagtatataatgtgtagctcagtctgcattaatggacttcatactgtatctttaaatctgacaggatgagatttttggactgctaCGTAATGTGTAACTCAGCCAGCATtaatgtaggtgactgtgagattcattttgtatctctcagtctctggtactgcgtttaaatgtgggattcattctgtatctgtcagactctggtattgtgtgtgagcgtgggattcattctgtatcttgtcagtagTGTGTGTGCGAGTTTGCGATTCATTCTATATAGGCAGTCTCTGACACTGTgagtgtaggttttttatgtgtCTGTTCGTCACTAACACTGTATATGGGTGTTGAATTCATTCTATATATGCAGTTTCTCGTACTGttattgtgggattcattctgtatctgtcagactcttatactgtatgagtgtgggattcattctatatctgtcactctctggtactccatgtgagtgtgggattcattccatatCATTCAGTATTTAATAGTGTGTGGGTGTTGAATTCATTCTATATATGCAGTTTCTCATACTGATAGGgtagtattcattctgtatctgtcagtctctggtactgtgttagTGTGGGCTTCATACTTTACCTTTCATCTCTGATACTTTATGAGACTGTGGGTTTTAATCAGTATGTGTCACTCCTTGTTACTatatgtcagtgtgggattcatgctgtatttgtcatctctggtaccatacgtgaatgtgggattcactctgcgtctgtcagtctctagtactgtatgagagtttgggattccttctgcatctgtcagtttctggtacgGTATGTGATTGTGGAattcattcagtgtctgtgtgtctctggtactgtatctgagtgtgagattcattgtatgtaattattctctcagactACATTATGGCactcaatactgtagctttaatatctgaacatttaaattgtttttctcaatatttaataggtaaatatggatacacattAGGATTTGAAGCTGTAGGTTTTAATCAGGTAATTTCTGTGTTTTTTGGACTAGTATTAAATCTGTACCTCTGTGAatactattgtgaatgataatatatctTTCAAACTAGGGTAATATTTTTGAATTGATCAAAAATGTGTAGCTCAATCTTtacaaatggaattgatactgtatctttcaatccaATATTGTATGAGACTTTTGTCTGGTATTTAATGTATATCTCAGTCTGTTCTAATAGAACTGATATTCTATCTTACAATCTCATGCTATGAGTGCATTCGAAATTGGTAtcaaatttgtttctcaggttacactgtcttTCAGCATTTCTCAATTTGATACTCTGCATGAATTTTTGTCTTGTGCAATGGCATTCAAATTGCATACACTATTCAGAtcgatactgcatgtattaaactcacatgttTGAGAGTTTTGGGCTAGCATTCAATTGGAATCTccaggtacattattgggattcattctataccTTTCAATCAGGTGCCATGTGTGATTTATATcaggtatttaattcgtagctaaagttgccctattgtgagattgacacagtgtctTTCAACATGAAAGCGTGATTTTggaatgggattttttttatctACCTGTCAGCAGTACTGAGTTGGGATGAACTggaaacagtgtctgcctcacctgctctgcttgaccattggattgaaaatgtgtctctggaatttgggatcagcgtgggactgactacttctgctgtctgagactgtggaactgatgacctgtctgtgtctccgtgctctgtgggtgataatgtacctactgtgtgtgaggaggagctggctgcactgttccttgtgcctcaggtggaggaaacttcacatttattctgggtcattcaaggatttgcctgcagggagaaaagtatctcttgtaactcaagaacaggtgaggtagaaaatacaaaagtgatcagtttaatatctattAATAATCATTTTTCATattcacaaatgaaaaccagcgatacagtgtcagtgtctgactccactgctgtactgcagcactcagcttctgcataccaggtgtgctgggctgttttacaacaatgtagtgacatccagacacaagcAACCCCCTGTCCTGGTCCATaaatgggacgacccgatggggcaGTGACCTTTGTGCatttcaggtttctaatcccctctccaattggactaaccgttcaaccaaaaccaaacagccgctgtttaaaatgtgtccttcacacttctcacctgatgcctgcaatagatgctctttgtataactccccacatccttactgtccggctctgtttccactgttcactgtccaataacaacaaacagggtgagactggacctaaaccaggaacattcactactggtttggggagagaaagcagcaatgattttaaatagcaggttcttcccattctgtctcccttcccctggacacaccctgtacacacacagccccagaATGGTCTCTCCcttccccgctcactccatgttccgggaccagttcctgatccactccgcctcttacaaacagcccccggactccccctgaacttaccccggtctcaatgccgatctctgagcccatctgcggacacggtcccggagcgatgagctgctgtaacgaggctgctgttTGCTCCCTTACcccggggccgtgatctctccattcccgcctgttttaaaccatcttcttccactcactgagggaatggccccACAGGccgagcagggggaggggagcgcgcatgcgctcttctgttcACTTATAAtgagcgctgggggcggggctgaaggacgcatgcgcagatatcaggTTTAATTcagaatacaaaaatcgatggaaactttccccagttggaatttttcagtctgagcaaaggaagtgggtctgggggaaaggtcagagggaatggcgGGTGGAGAAtgctggagatggagctggaagatcagaggccgctctccgctctgtccgtcactctgactcCTCCCTTCCTGCTCTCCCTGATTCTTCTCCCATCTGGAACCAAAGCGGGCAGGTGGACTTTAAATACGGTTTACTTGTTAACaagacgaaaggcgagtaatatttctgatctcctgggcatCAGGCAATTtactgttacttgtttctgtacagagttacttttcagtgattccccagtgtgtttgatgcattatataaataatccaacaaaattcaACAGAAATGGAGcaaagcgctgaattccacagatgtataaaggttagtcgagcagttatCGAGATGCTTTGAGAGCCCAACATGGTAAGTAGTGTAAATAAATACAATGAATGTGGTAACGTGTGGACTGGGGTGCATAAGTTACTGTTTAAAGTAGCGGTCTGTGGTCGCtgcccgactccagtcccattaatacccccTCGTCTGCAACAAGCCAAAGAAAGGCAGCTTAAAGCAATACTGTGGCCTAAAaaatgttctatacaagtttaacataacttctttgcttttcaattctatccctctagaaatgaaccgcagtgcatgatttgcctttttatggccttgttaacctgcgtcgctactttcagtggtttgtgtatctttacccctagatccctttgctcttctatcccgtttcgactcttattatccaagcagtaagtgATCTTcttattctgtaagtttattaatatcctcttgcattttgacacattcttcctttctaTTAACTACACCGCCCAATGTGGTGTCGTAagctaattttgaaattgtatttccgattcacGGATGCAAACCGTTAatgtaaactgtgaacaacagtggtcccagcaacatttcctgtggaacaccacttcccagtcctttccagtctgagtaactaccattaacccctattctctgtttcctgttttggagccagcttgctatccattctgccacctgaccctgactccacatgctttgaaCTTAGCCATCAGTCtaaaatgcggtaccttatcgaaggccttgtgaaaatccaaatatattacatttgctGCATTAATCTTGTCTACCCTTTCAGTTACTTCATCATttatttcaataaggttggtcctgtcctctTCCTGTCAGTGATTTGATCTTGgtcgctttacttgctcttggtgctcCCAGCGCTTTCCTTCCatagcagcacggcctggatattaggcagcaccccgccctgagcgatggtcacccctcccagcagcttgttgagctcctcgtcgttgcggacggccagctgcaggtgtctggggatgatgcgggtctttttcttgtcgcgggccgcgttaccgaccagctcgaggatttcagccgtcagatactcgagcacagcagccagatagaccggggctccggcacccacacgttcagcatagttcccctttcgcaggagcctgtaaACAcagcccacagggaactgcagtccggcccgggatgagcgagacttggccttggcccgagctttaccgccgttttttttctcttccagacatttgcacaatctcacaaacactttcttataccttctggaggaatgtaaggaatcttataacaccaggttatagtccaacggttttatttgaaaatcacaagctttcggagattatctccttcgttaggtgagtgagtgaatgagagtttctcaaatcgcatatcttatattcggctgggaatcaaaggtgtcgttggtgttcagacaggttagccacggaaaacagtatgtcccagtatgctgaatacacaagggtgaaATTACACAggcaaggagagaaagagacccgaaaggcagagggagagaatgtccagttgtattaaaaacagataactattttttcccgctggtggggttacgtggagcgtgacatgaacccaagatcccggttgaggccgtcctcattggtgcggaacttggctatcaatttctgctcgactatAAGGTGAAATATGATTGGCTGTTGTGTGATTTCCGTTGATCGTgggttggcgacatctactgtgtggaaacgggaactgcaacagagcgagaaaggatccgtcagaaatcATGAAGGACAAAATCC contains the following coding sequences:
- the LOC137307877 gene encoding histone H2A-like, which gives rise to MFGRGKTGGKARAKAKSRSFRAGLQFSVGRVHSLLRKDNDAECVGAVLEYRTAEILELVGNAARDKKTRIIPRHLQLAVRNDEELNKLLGGVLLNIQVVLLPKKSSTELQEQVKRPKSDNTQALFRATHCIYERASI
- the LOC137307889 gene encoding histone H2B 1/2-like; translated protein: MPEDKKAAPKKGAKKTLNKAPAKGGKKRRKSRKESYGIYIYKVMKQVHPDTGISSKAMSIMNSFVNDIFERIAGEASRLAHYNKRHTISSREIQTAVRLLLPGELAKHAVSEGTKAVTKYTSSK